One window from the genome of Azospirillum fermentarium encodes:
- a CDS encoding NAD-dependent epimerase/dehydratase family protein: MADRNWSVLVTGGAGYVGAALVPKLLAAGHRVTVLDLYLYGEAALDGVRGHPALREVKGDLRDPAAVADALAGCDAVIHLACISNDPSFELNPELGASINHRAFRPLVRAAKAAGVKRFVYASSSSVYGIKEGVEVTEDLPLEPLTDYSRFKALCERELEEEREPGFVTLTVRPATVCGYSPRQRLDVIVNILTNHAVNNGRVKVLGGSQLRPNIHIDDMCAFYLNALQWADGDIDGRVYNVGFENHSVMQLAQMVRAAVGPQVEMEIAPTDDPRSYHISSEKIRRELGFATAHTIEDAVRGLVAAFAAGKLPDSLTDPRYYNIRTMQALNLV; the protein is encoded by the coding sequence GGGGCGGCGCTGGTGCCCAAGCTGCTGGCCGCCGGCCACCGGGTCACGGTGCTGGATCTTTATCTCTATGGCGAAGCGGCGCTGGACGGTGTGCGTGGCCACCCCGCCCTGCGGGAGGTGAAGGGCGACCTGCGCGATCCGGCGGCGGTGGCGGATGCCCTTGCGGGATGCGACGCGGTGATCCATCTGGCCTGCATCTCCAACGACCCGTCGTTCGAGCTGAACCCGGAGCTGGGCGCGTCCATCAACCACCGTGCGTTCCGCCCGTTGGTTCGGGCGGCCAAGGCGGCGGGGGTGAAGCGGTTCGTCTACGCCTCCTCGTCCTCGGTCTATGGGATCAAGGAAGGGGTGGAGGTAACCGAGGATCTGCCGCTGGAGCCGCTGACCGACTATTCCCGCTTCAAGGCCCTGTGCGAACGGGAGCTGGAGGAGGAACGGGAACCGGGCTTCGTCACCCTGACCGTGCGCCCGGCCACCGTGTGCGGCTATTCCCCCCGCCAGCGGCTGGACGTGATCGTCAACATCCTGACCAACCACGCGGTCAACAACGGGCGGGTCAAGGTGCTGGGGGGCAGCCAGCTCCGCCCCAACATCCACATCGACGACATGTGCGCCTTCTACCTGAACGCCCTGCAATGGGCCGACGGGGACATCGACGGGCGCGTCTACAACGTGGGCTTCGAGAACCATTCGGTGATGCAGCTGGCCCAGATGGTCCGCGCCGCCGTCGGCCCGCAGGTGGAAATGGAGATCGCCCCCACCGACGATCCCCGTTCCTACCACATCTCGTCGGAAAAGATCCGGCGGGAGCTGGGCTTCGCCACCGCCCACACCATCGAGGATGCGGTGCGCGGGCTGGTGGCGGCGTTCGCCGCCGGCAAGCTGCCGGATTCCCTGACCGATCCGCGCTATTACAACATCCGCACCATGCAGGCGCTCAATCTGGTCTGA
- a CDS encoding O-linked N-acetylglucosamine transferase, SPINDLY family protein gives MPLPPPSSRTVAVLTQAQALMQRGQAAAAMKLCEQAVEGENGDPLLLLEMINLYLHLGRHDDAYQAGLKVLEIDPEEPSAHFNMGLAGMRTNRYEAALGHFQTVLKHDPQNVRALTNLGGVYFGLGFIKESLAQYREALRLDESVPGIWQNYISILNYDEEAPLSFVMDQHRVVGEKLQAMAGPRPAAYANDPSPNRRLRIGYLSGDFIMHPASHYVEPVLRLHDKNVIDLYAYSLITWSDPVTESFRSCVPNWRDVGMLGDDQLFDLIQADKIDILIDLSGHTARNRILTVARKPAPVMVNWIGYLNTLGIPGIDYSLLDPHLLSPAADAGFVDRPWALPETAYCYTPLVTYRRPAPSPVFRKGHITFGCFNNPAKLSQAAFAAWAEILHSLPDSHLIFKYKTFDSPMVQNRVLRAMAAHGIGPDRLSFQGYSPLGPFLDGFADIDIALDTFPYTGVTTTMHTLWVGTPMVTLTGDTPMQRFGRSALLSIGRPDWIAASPKDYVAIALRLAEEVKADPGLRQKVQRRMHSSSMMRHEIFVRNLETAYRAMWQAWCTRQGAA, from the coding sequence ATGCCCCTTCCGCCCCCCTCATCCCGCACCGTGGCCGTTCTGACCCAGGCTCAGGCGCTGATGCAGCGCGGTCAGGCGGCGGCGGCCATGAAGCTGTGCGAGCAGGCGGTGGAGGGGGAGAACGGCGATCCCCTCCTGCTGTTGGAGATGATCAATCTCTACCTGCATCTGGGCCGGCATGACGACGCCTATCAAGCCGGGCTGAAGGTGCTGGAGATCGACCCGGAGGAGCCGTCGGCTCACTTCAACATGGGCTTGGCCGGTATGCGCACCAACCGGTACGAGGCGGCCCTGGGCCATTTCCAGACGGTGCTGAAGCATGACCCGCAGAACGTCCGCGCGCTGACCAATCTGGGCGGTGTCTATTTCGGCCTCGGCTTCATCAAGGAATCCCTGGCTCAGTACCGCGAGGCGCTGCGCCTTGACGAATCCGTGCCCGGCATCTGGCAGAACTACATCTCGATCCTGAACTACGACGAGGAGGCGCCGCTGTCCTTCGTCATGGACCAGCATCGCGTGGTGGGAGAAAAGCTTCAGGCCATGGCCGGGCCGCGCCCCGCCGCCTATGCCAACGATCCGTCGCCCAACCGCCGGCTGCGCATCGGCTATCTGTCGGGCGATTTCATCATGCACCCGGCCTCGCACTATGTGGAGCCGGTGCTGCGGCTGCATGACAAGAACGTCATCGATCTCTACGCCTATTCCCTCATCACCTGGTCCGATCCGGTGACCGAGAGCTTCCGGTCCTGCGTGCCCAACTGGCGCGACGTCGGCATGCTGGGCGACGATCAGCTTTTCGACCTGATCCAGGCCGACAAGATCGACATCCTGATCGATCTGTCGGGCCATACGGCGCGTAACCGCATCCTGACCGTGGCCCGCAAGCCGGCCCCCGTGATGGTCAACTGGATCGGTTATCTGAACACGCTGGGCATTCCGGGCATCGACTATTCCCTGCTCGATCCCCACCTGCTGTCGCCGGCGGCCGATGCCGGGTTCGTGGACCGCCCGTGGGCGTTGCCGGAAACCGCCTATTGCTACACGCCGCTGGTGACGTACCGCCGCCCGGCGCCGTCGCCGGTCTTCCGCAAGGGGCACATCACCTTCGGCTGTTTCAACAACCCGGCCAAGCTGTCGCAGGCGGCGTTCGCCGCGTGGGCCGAAATCCTCCACAGCCTGCCCGACAGCCATCTGATCTTCAAATACAAGACCTTCGACAGCCCCATGGTGCAGAACCGGGTTCTGCGCGCCATGGCCGCCCATGGCATCGGGCCGGACCGGCTGTCCTTCCAGGGATACTCGCCCCTGGGGCCGTTCCTGGACGGTTTCGCCGACATCGACATCGCGCTCGACACCTTCCCCTACACCGGCGTCACCACCACCATGCACACCTTGTGGGTGGGCACACCCATGGTGACGCTGACCGGCGACACGCCGATGCAGCGGTTCGGGCGTTCGGCGCTGCTCAGCATCGGGCGGCCCGACTGGATCGCCGCATCGCCCAAGGATTATGTCGCCATCGCGTTGCGGCTGGCCGAAGAGGTCAAAGCCGACCCCGGCCTGCGGCAGAAGGTGCAGCGGCGGATGCACTCTTCCTCGATGATGCGGCACGAAATCTTCGTGCGGAATCTCGAAACCGCTTACCGTGCCATGTGGCAGGCCTGGTGCACACGCCAGGGTGCGGCCTGA